The following coding sequences are from one bacterium window:
- the arsM gene encoding arsenite methyltransferase yields MSGCCGSNREQNVRTQVREHYGQIAEAGAGQRGGCCGTEERDNDSIARAIGYSDTELSNLPEGANLGLSCGNPTAIASLRPGEVVLDLGSGGGFDVFIAASRVGAAGRAIGVDMTAAMLERARGNSAAFHAQSGLDNVEFRLGEIEHLPVADSSVDVVISNCVINLSPDKPQVWREIARVLRPGGRVAVSDLALLKPLPEAVLSSVRALTGCIAGAVTVDETRRMAQAAGLTDILLTPKTKYVDQTPWDDPFYADIIRKLPSGAKLSDYVTSLDVSAVKLS; encoded by the coding sequence ATGTCCGGATGCTGCGGCTCGAACCGCGAACAGAATGTGAGAACTCAGGTGCGGGAGCACTACGGCCAAATCGCCGAGGCCGGAGCAGGCCAGAGAGGCGGCTGCTGCGGAACCGAAGAGAGGGACAACGACTCGATCGCCCGCGCCATAGGCTACAGCGATACCGAATTGTCCAACCTGCCCGAGGGGGCCAACCTGGGGCTGTCCTGCGGCAACCCCACGGCCATCGCCTCGCTGCGTCCCGGCGAGGTGGTGCTCGACCTGGGCTCGGGCGGCGGGTTCGATGTTTTCATCGCGGCGAGTCGCGTCGGCGCTGCCGGCCGCGCGATCGGGGTGGACATGACCGCCGCCATGCTCGAGCGCGCCCGCGGCAACAGCGCCGCTTTCCACGCGCAAAGCGGCCTGGACAACGTGGAGTTCCGCCTGGGCGAGATCGAGCACCTGCCCGTGGCCGACAGCTCGGTGGATGTGGTCATCTCCAACTGCGTGATCAACCTGTCGCCGGACAAGCCGCAGGTCTGGCGCGAGATCGCCCGCGTGCTCCGCCCGGGAGGGCGGGTGGCGGTGAGCGACCTGGCCCTGCTCAAGCCCCTGCCCGAGGCGGTCCTGTCCAGCGTGCGCGCCCTGACCGGCTGTATCGCCGGCGCGGTGACAGTCGATGAGACGCGCCGCATGGCCCAGGCGGCCGGGCTGACCGATATCCTCCTCACTCCCAAGACCAAGTATGTGGACCAGACTCCCTGGGATGACCCGTTCTACGCGGATATCATCCGCAAGCTGCCCTCCGGCGCGAAGTTGTCGGATTACGTGACCAGCCTGGATGTGAGCGCGGTCAAACTGTCCTG
- a CDS encoding arsenate reductase ArsC: MFLCTGNSCRSQMAEGWARALKGDSIEAYSAGVERHGLNPDAVAVMREAGVDIAGQRSKTVDELPPVDFDYVVTVCDNARESCPVFPARVRTLHRSFDDPPRLAREAASREAALDCYRRVRDEIREFVLTLPESLGN, from the coding sequence CTGTTCCTCTGCACGGGGAACTCCTGCCGCAGCCAGATGGCCGAGGGCTGGGCCCGGGCCTTGAAGGGTGATTCGATTGAGGCTTACTCGGCCGGGGTCGAGCGCCACGGACTCAACCCGGACGCCGTGGCCGTGATGCGCGAGGCCGGGGTGGACATCGCGGGCCAGCGTTCCAAGACCGTGGATGAACTTCCGCCCGTGGATTTCGACTACGTGGTCACGGTCTGCGACAACGCCCGCGAGAGCTGCCCCGTGTTTCCGGCCCGGGTGCGCACGCTGCACCGCAGTTTCGACGATCCGCCGCGGCTGGCCCGCGAGGCCGCAAGCCGCGAGGCGGCCCTGGACTGCTACCGACGCGTGCGGGATGAAATACGGGAATTCGTGCTGACTTTGCCCGAAAGCCTGGGCAACTGA